The following coding sequences lie in one Arabidopsis thaliana chromosome 3, partial sequence genomic window:
- a CDS encoding enabled-like protein (DUF1635) (Protein of unknown function (DUF1635); CONTAINS InterPro DOMAIN/s: Protein of unknown function DUF1635 (InterPro:IPR012862); BEST Arabidopsis thaliana protein match is: Protein of unknown function (DUF1635) (TAIR:AT5G22930.1); Has 118 Blast hits to 118 proteins in 26 species: Archae - 0; Bacteria - 2; Metazoa - 4; Fungi - 0; Plants - 100; Viruses - 0; Other Eukaryotes - 12 (source: NCBI BLink).): MDQSNSLLSWTYFSHGKTTEELRQTLVYTTMELEQTKLVAHEELRKRDEQLIHLEDVLTKTLKERDEALEKYNHLLLNNLLLQQKQQQNQNQKQELVTPPLSGASSIIEDEQVQPQQPQLNSNKSFSSSDTEESIMSPSVIDPVTMNQQIEVSGDEMLATLLPDKPLPEKGKLLQAVIKAGPLLQTLLLAGPLPQWRHPPPPLETSEIPPVTIPLPQFQNNGCGNSNKKRAFSISDETYSETKYQKVLLH, translated from the coding sequence ACAACGGAAGAGCTAAGACAGACTCTCGTGTACACAACAATGGAGTTAGAACAAACAAAGCTTGTGGCTCACGAGGAGCTAAGGAAGAGAGATGAACAACTGATCCACCTAGAAGATGTTTTAACCAAAACCCTCAAAGAAAGAGACGAAGCTCTAGAGAAATATAATCATCTCCTCTTAAATAATCTCTTACTTCAACAGAAGCAGCAacagaatcagaatcagaaacaAGAACTTGTCACTCCTCCTTTATCAGGAGCTTCAAGTATTATTGAAGACGAGCAAGTTCAGCCACAGCAGCCGCAGCTTAACTCAAACAAGAGCTTTTCGTCTTCAGACACTGAAGAAAGCATCATGTCACCATCAGTGATTGATCCAGTGACGATGAACCAACAGATTGAAGTCTCAGGAGATGAGATGTTGGCTACATTGTTGCCTGACAAACCACTGCCTGAAAAGGGAAAACTCTTACAAGCTGTTATCAAGGCAGGTCCTTTGCTTCAGACACTTCTCTTAGCTGGTCCTCTGCCTCAATGGCGCCACCCACCGCCTCCACTTGAGACCTCTGAGATCCCTCCTGTCACCATTCCACTACCTCAGTTTCAGAACAATGGCTGTGGGAACTCCAACAAGAAAAGGGCATTCTCAATCTCAGATGAAACTTATTCAGAGACTAAGTATCAGAAAGTTCTTCTCCATTAA